The nucleotide sequence TCCAGTCTCCCTTATGGCTGTCATAGGTTCTCTTGTTCTATTAGGTTGGAGGTGGGCTTACTTAAAAATCCCGCCAGGCGATATGCTAAAAAAGACACCATGGTATATTATCGTTTTTGCTTTTAGCATGTACGTCATTATTTACGGTCTAAATAATATCGGTTTAACAGACTGGTTAATAGGATTCATGCGCCCTTTAGTTTCTGGAAGCCTACTAAATTCTAGCTTGTTCATGGGGATACTGTTATCAGTATTGTCAAATTTATTTAACAACCATCCTGCCCTTATGATTGGAACGATTACGTTAACAAACCTTAATCTAGATTTACTTTCCTTGAAAATCTCCTACCTTGCGAGCGTTATTGGAAGCGACGTAGGTTCTTTATTGCTTCCGATGGGGACTCTTGCAACACTAATGTGGATGCATATTGTTAAGCGTGGAAAAGTAATGATCACTTGGTGGGAATATATAAGAGTAACAATCGTTGTCATTCCGCCAACCGTGATATTTACATTAGTAGTATTATATTATTGGGTTTCTTGGCTGTTTGGGTAAACAGGAAGCAGAGAACCTTCCCCTGCTTCCTTCTTTTTATACTTTTTTAACAAATTCAGATTTTAGTTTCATCGCACCGATGCCATCAATCTTGCAATCAATATCATGGTCGCCATCCACTAAACGGATACTTTTTACTTTTGTGCCAATCTTTACAACTAAAGATGATCCCTTTACTTTGAGATCTTTAATTACTGTTACAGTATCACCATCTTGTAATATGTTACCATTGGCATCTTTTATAATTTTTTGGTCCTCATTCTTTTCTGTTTCTGCTTCTAAAGTCCACTCGTATGCGCACTCTGGGCATATTAACAGACTACCATCCTCATATGTATATTGTGAATTGCATTTTGGGCAATTTGGTAAATTTGCCATTCTTTATCCCCTCCATTCCCTTATCCTTATACCACACTTCCTCATATATGGCAAATTCCCTTCGTTTTCCAATCAAACCCGGTCACAATAAAAATATTTATAATAAAAGCCTGTCCAAATGTCTGTTTAATAGACTTCTGGACAGGCCCGTTGTTGGTAAGAATTGGTTTATTGACGACCAATAACGTTTGTAAAGCCTGGTGAGCCTGGCGGTGCATTTTGAATCATATCAATAAACGGTATTGTGTATGCGAATAATACTAAAGCTATCGTAACGACAACCCATACTTTAAAGTTTTCAAAAATCATCGGTACTTTTTCAGCCTTATCATGGACTTCCGCAATCGGGAATTCCTCTTCACCTTTCGGAGCGCTAAATGCAAGGTTAAAGAAAATAAATACCATTAATAGCCCGCCGAGGAATAAAATCGACCCACCAACTGCTTGGGCTATTTGATATGGAATCCATGCTAGGCTATCTAGGTTGCTCGCATATGTTGAAAATGCTGAACGACGCGGCGCTCCAAGTAGACCAGCGGTATGCATGGCGCCTGACATGAAAACCATACCGATTGTCCATAACCAAGTTTGAACTAATGCTACTTTATTCATTTTCGGTGTTAGTTTACGCCCAGTAATGGAGGGCACTAACCAGAATGTTACACCGAAGAACGTCATCATCACAGCAGAACCAACTGTTAAATGGAAATGCCCTGTAATCCAAATAGTGTTATGAACAACTTGGTTCATTTGGTGGGAAGCATTTACAAGTCCCCCTGCACCACCAAATGCGAAAAATACCATACCGATGAACGGTGCTAAGAACCTAACATCTTTCCAAGGTAGCTTCTTCCACCAGCCCATTAAACCTGTCGCTCCTAATTCGCGGCCACGCATTTCAAAGGTTGCAAACAAAGCGAAGGCAGTCATTAACGATGGAATAACAACTAAGAATGTTAAGACAACTTGTAAGTACTTCCAGAATGGATCAATCCCCGGCTCCAATAATTGATGATGGAAGCCAACTGGAATAGAGAACAAAATGAATAATACGAATGATAAACGTGCCAATGCATCACTGAAAATCTTACCACCAATAATTTTCGGTACAATTCCATACCACGCCATATAAGCAGGAAGTAACCAGAAATATACGAGTGGATGACCAAAATACCAGAATAATGTTCGGCTAATTAAAACATCAATCGTTGGTACAAGCTTTAATGACCAAGGAATAATTTGCACTAAAACGGTCGTTGCTAAACCTAGGCAAGCAACTAGCCACATGATCATTGTACTGACAGCCATAAAGCTTAAAAGCGGCGTAACTTGTCCAGGGTGTTCTTTTTTCCAACGTGCATGGCGATGAAAGATTACAAAACTACATATCCAGCTGCCAACTACTACTAGTGTCAAACCAATGTAATGTAATGGATGTGCCATTAATGGAGCATACATTGTGTAGAGTACTGAACTTTCACCTAATAAAATGAAGGTTGCTGTAATGGCTACACCAATTGTCATGATCCAATAGGCAATCCAACCCCAGCGACGCTCACCGTCACTATACGTACCAGCAGTTTTACTTTGTGTCGCAAAAATAAAGCCAATGATAAAGAAAGTAGTTAAAACAAGTGCTAGTAAAACGCCATGAACGGTTAGAACTTGATAATAATCAATGCCAGCCGGAAGCGTTACCTTTCCAGAACGCACCAAAACTTGAAGTAATCCAGCAGTAACACCTAATAATAATGAAATAAAAGCAACATAAAGAAATGCCATTGTAAGCTTTGCATCTTTTGGATTGATACTAACAATCGATTTCATTATTCAACCACCTCCAACGTTGCATACATTAAGTGGTGACCTAAACCACAATATTCATTACAAACAATTGTATATTTACCAGGCTTATTGAATTTCGTTTCAACAGTATTAATATAACCCGGCTCCAACATCATGTTTGCATTTGAGCCAGCTACTTCAAACCCATGAATGACATCTTTCGTTGTCCCAATAAAGTTTATCGTCGATCCAACAGGAACTTTAATGACCTTTTCTGGTCCTACATCATAGTTGAATGCCGATGCTACTACTACTAGCTCATATTGTTTGTCACCCACTTGCTTCAGACCAGGCTGATCAAACGGTGCTGTTGTATCAACTTTAGCTGGATCGACTGTTACTAGACAGCTTGGTGGCTGATTTCCCATGTAAAATGCACTAATTCCTATAGTGATCGTGAATGCAAGTAAAGCGCCGATGCCAAATAAGAGCCAGAGCTTTTCATACTTATGCATGTGCATGGTTACCAATGCTCCTTTCTAAACGTAGAATTAACGATTCAAGTACAAATTAAATATGCCAAACCAAGAAAAAACTAAAATGATGCCTAGAATTGAAGTCATTACAAGCGTTCCTCTTAATGAACTGCTATCTTCAACTTGAGTCTTATGATGCAATTCTGGTTTTGCCATTTTATTCACATCCCTTCAAATA is from Bacillus sp. (in: firmicutes) and encodes:
- a CDS encoding alkylphosphonate utilization protein, giving the protein MANLPNCPKCNSQYTYEDGSLLICPECAYEWTLEAETEKNEDQKIIKDANGNILQDGDTVTVIKDLKVKGSSLVVKIGTKVKSIRLVDGDHDIDCKIDGIGAMKLKSEFVKKV
- a CDS encoding b(o/a)3-type cytochrome-c oxidase subunit 1, with translation MMKSIVSINPKDAKLTMAFLYVAFISLLLGVTAGLLQVLVRSGKVTLPAGIDYYQVLTVHGVLLALVLTTFFIIGFIFATQSKTAGTYSDGERRWGWIAYWIMTIGVAITATFILLGESSVLYTMYAPLMAHPLHYIGLTLVVVGSWICSFVIFHRHARWKKEHPGQVTPLLSFMAVSTMIMWLVACLGLATTVLVQIIPWSLKLVPTIDVLISRTLFWYFGHPLVYFWLLPAYMAWYGIVPKIIGGKIFSDALARLSFVLFILFSIPVGFHHQLLEPGIDPFWKYLQVVLTFLVVIPSLMTAFALFATFEMRGRELGATGLMGWWKKLPWKDVRFLAPFIGMVFFAFGGAGGLVNASHQMNQVVHNTIWITGHFHLTVGSAVMMTFFGVTFWLVPSITGRKLTPKMNKVALVQTWLWTIGMVFMSGAMHTAGLLGAPRRSAFSTYASNLDSLAWIPYQIAQAVGGSILFLGGLLMVFIFFNLAFSAPKGEEEFPIAEVHDKAEKVPMIFENFKVWVVVTIALVLFAYTIPFIDMIQNAPPGSPGFTNVIGRQ
- a CDS encoding cytochrome c oxidase subunit 2A, which codes for MAKPELHHKTQVEDSSSLRGTLVMTSILGIILVFSWFGIFNLYLNR
- a CDS encoding cytochrome B5, which codes for MHMHKYEKLWLLFGIGALLAFTITIGISAFYMGNQPPSCLVTVDPAKVDTTAPFDQPGLKQVGDKQYELVVVASAFNYDVGPEKVIKVPVGSTINFIGTTKDVIHGFEVAGSNANMMLEPGYINTVETKFNKPGKYTIVCNEYCGLGHHLMYATLEVVE